Genomic DNA from Chaetodon trifascialis isolate fChaTrf1 chromosome 19, fChaTrf1.hap1, whole genome shotgun sequence:
GTTGGTGAGATGAGAGAACAGGTTGTGCAGAGACGACAGGTCGTACTTCTCGGTGGCGAAACGCACCAGGCCCTCCTGATGGATGTAGACGGTCAGCGGGTGGAAGCTCTTCACGCACACGTAGATCCTCAGGTCAAACTTGTAGCCGGAGATCAGCAGAGGGTTGCTGACGTACCTCTGGACGATCACGGAGCAGTCGTAGACCAGGTCCTTAATGTTCTCAAAGATGAAGATCCCTCTGCCTCTGGAGAGATCCACCGGCTTACATATCCAGTAGACCGACGGTCCTCTGCTCACACGTAGTCTGTTGTATTCAGCCAGGAAGCGGGTGTAGTCGTTGGGGAGGATGAAGGCGGTGGGACTGAAGTCGTAGAGAGCCGAACCGAACGTGGCTCTCATTCTCCGCAGGTTACGCGCCAAGCAGTCCTTCAAAAAATGACAAGTCATTGTGTTAGCATGGATCTGCAGCATGAGCAGATCTGATGTGATCCAACCCCACTGCATTCTGCACGCATTCACACCGAGTACTGACACGCTTTTCTGCACAGCCTGTCCACATAATGTGTCCAGATACAGATCACGTATTAATGACAAGACCAGAggctttatttctttcatttctacCACTATTATACTACTTTACTATTATTACAGCTACTTAATGTAGtgaaaaaaggtgttttttaaCTGCGTCTGTACTTCAAACACgttaaaaatgtttaaacctGCAGTAACAGATTtaggccacttgggggcagaaACAAACAAGTTGTTTTTTGCAAATATTCAGttatttccacatccagcagctacagagcaACATGATTCATCTGGGAGAGTCCAATATTTTCACCCTGtttttgctctccaccagctcctgagggaaaatgtgtctctttagctgctggaTGCTGCCGAGCAGGTGGTGTTCAGAGCGGCTTTTGGTGGtttttagctgaaaacagcttcctgctgcagctgaaaatgacactTTGAAGgtcagtgagactgaaccaaaacagtaaatgtgTGGCAGGAGTGAAAGTCACACAAAGCCCTGTGGGCTGAAGGGAGCAGCTGATCGTACTCAGGTTTATGACTCCTTTCACGCTGTCATTGTAATTAGAAAACCGGTGTGTTCACATTCTCCAGAGGATTaaagaaggtggagaaagaTCAGTGTCACATTCACAGGCCTCAGCCTTCAAACCAGGATCATCGATTTAGAGTAAAGCAGAAACAAATCATCACCGCAGCCGTCACATGTGACAGATGTCTGTGGTTAACAGCATGTCTTCATCACACAAGCTAACACGTCAGAGCAGCACCTTTCGGGTGATGCCCACAGTCTTGGGATGGTGGTTGAGCCGCTGCCATGGCAGCAGGTTGTGATACTCCGAGGTGCGAAAGGCAGAGCCCCTCCAGTAGAGGTTCCAGTCCTCCTCTTCCCGCTCTTCCTCATCATACTCCTCCCATCCTCGCTCCAAAAGCACCTCCCTCACCACCTCTGGACCTCTGTCATGCAGTCTGAACACCAGGGATGCAGCCATGCAGCATCGCACGCTGCACatacagaagaggagagaagcaggaggTCAGGTCTGAGCTCGCCATCTTGATCTGCGAGTCAGGACAGATTCGTTTTGTACTGTGCTGTGTGGCGAGACATGCACTGAACTGAACGTGTTCCTTGGATGTCTTTGTCTCTGATGTCCATCACAAATAAACCTTCATGTACCTGCTTAGGAGTCACCTCGTTTCCTGCAGAGTAAATCCACCTGGATGTGGCTGAAAGCAGTAATATTGATTCTACTTTACAAACAGTTGAACAGTTTATCTGCCGGCTGGTCTGACAGCAGCTCGTTTGTGTGAGACGTAAATCTGAGAAGCCCAAACAAACCTGAcacttctgtcctctgctggacAGACACAGGGATCCGATCGGCTTCAGCGTGCCGGCTCACTGACGGAGCTTTGTCACGCTTTCATCTGAAAACCAggcaataaataaacaaagatcaataaatacacacacacacaatctaaTGGTCACTTCTCAGCATGAAGATACAAACAAATCTCATGAAGTTTGCAATAAAATGTCTGAATGTCAGTCAGAAACACAGTGTGCTGAAACGCTTCAGAAGCttttacacactgaaaatgaatatttatggGAGAAACACTAAAACACAGATACTCCTCAAATAAATGTCAATAATGCCCAAATTAGGATTTTCCAGTGATTAGAAATGTGATTGGTCTTACCTGGTGTCAGTGgtgttcctgtctgtcaggtgaGTGCAGGTAGATGAGACTCGTCCCGCTGGACTCCTGCATGatgtgcagcagacagtgtgCTGTTGTAGCTCCTCCTACAGACAGACGGACTGACCGACCCTGCAGCTCAGACAGGCGGCAGAACAATGGCTGCTGGATGGACGAATGGCTGAAGTTTCATCAGTGTTGCTGCTGAACGTCTGCAGCTGCCGCAGAGATGATGAGCTGTTGTCACTTAATACACAATGCTGCCATCACAGCTCAGTATGCATGTATGTCGTACATGTGCAGTCTATTTCAACTCaatacaacagctctgccatAATTTCTGTTCTCTTGAAGTTTATAATGATATGTGTGTTTGGTGTAAATTCTATACTTGCTGCTGAGCTCACTGTAGTTAAAGGTGTGTTTTACTGAGAgctgtttctatttttttgttcttcctgtttacattcatGAGGGAGGCAGAATATTAGGAACACCTCTGAATATGAGACAGTCCAGTACGACATCACTCACCATGATGACAAAGCTAAAACTTATTGACTCATTTATAACTGACAAAAAGATGAACATCACACACAACGTAAACATAAAGTAAACTTGATGGCAGAACAGTTAGATTGtgcaggtgtacctaataaagtggccattTATTGCAATGTAGAATAAAactttaaagcagctttaatctgtattttttttctttttttgcctgCAGCTCTCCTCAGCTTGCAGAGCTTTACAGCAAGTTTCACTCATCGTTCATCTGTCCGGCTCCCCGTCACCACCTTTCTCTGCTGCAACGGGCACCTGTGTTCAGCTCAAAAGCTCTAAAAAGCCACCAAAAGCCAGGAAGCAGCAGGACTGtggctggtgaacacagcagaacatttagcagctaaagagcagaGGTTTCcttcaggagctggtggagaccagaaGCAGCTAAAAGAGGAAGAATACTGGACAGAACCAGCTGTCCTGACAGCTCGTTCAgtcttttctgtccctctcagagcttcacagccccagcagaccactgcgtACAAACTGATGTAGAAACTTCAGAAACTGGTCCATGTTGTGCCTCTCTAGCTTTGGAGTTTGACACCTCTCAGCTGCTGGCAGGTATCCTCACAAACAAAGAATGAACAGAGCAggattttttaatcattttattaaaGCTCACAGCCGGCGCAGGTTAACCAGTGAGTCTGCCGTCTCCCATCCGCTCATCTGAAAGAAGAAATGCGTCTTAGTGTTGCTGGACTGCGTTAGTTCTGCCTCTGGAGCTGACTCCGCTGCAGCTTTAGGGGTGTTTGATTCTGGTGTGTGCAGGCCGTTACCGCAGTGGTAGAGTGCGTTCAGCTTCTGGATGTCCAGCTCGCTGAGGTGTGTCCTCTGACCCATCTGCACTCCGCCCTGCTTGGACAACACCGTCGGGCTTCCGTCCTGACTGAAGAAATACCTGCAGCACAAGAACAGGAGAGTTTTACACAGAGAGCCAGAGCGCGTCCATTGCTTCATGTCGGTGTTCCTGCACAGACGTCAGGAGGGTCAGGACTTACGGCCCGTAGTGCATGATGGAGTTCAGGTCGTACGGCAGCATCAGAGTGTTCCCACGTTTCATCTTGAAGTTGTTCTCTCTGCCTTCAATCAAACGTTCAGAAGATCATTCAAGTCAAATCAGCGTCCacgacagcagctgctggaagaagctgaaaccttTGTGACTAAATTTAACCTTTTTTTGTGAGTAAAACTACAAGCACAGCAGAACCTTCAGGTCCTGGACCTTGAGTCTGCAAACACGAGGGCTCATgggaaatgtttgttaaatgctgctaaaagaccaaaactgagATCAGATCGTTTCTTTATCTGAACAAACGGAGCAATCTGAAGTTCATCCCTTTGTCCTGGCTGTGTTTCATCTCTATGTTAAAGTGTTTACTGTCTGTTTGTCCTTCTGAAGTCCATTTCTAGCAGTGTAACAGACAAACAGCCGCTGCGGTCTGCAGACAGGTCAAACACTTTGGTCCCAGCTGCTGGTTTTCTAGCAGGACGTGTGGATGACAGAGCGTCGTGCGTTTACCTGGCATGATGCTCTGCCACTGCACAGTGATGTACTGATCGCGGTCTTTGCGGGTGTGCTCGTGGTGCAGTCCCAGAGCGTGAATGATCTCGTGGCAAAGGTTCCCCACGCTGCACGAGGGGGAGTAATACACCTTCTGGGCTCCTCCTTGACAGCCGACGAAGGAGGCGCAGCTGGAGAGACAAAGGACAGGCGGGAAGCCAGAGAGTCCATTCACCCCAACTCCCAACCCCAACACCCCGAACACCCCAACAAAAGGCTTCGTTTGGCTGAAGTGAGCCTTCAGCTGAACTGTTCTCACCCGTCACCCTTCACAAACATCAGGTAGTTGAACTCTGTGGTGTGTTGGTGGAAGCGAATGCACGTGAAGTCAGATATCATCCTGAAGGCGGTGAGGATGTTTGCCTCCTGATAGGCTGGTGgagtgaaaacaggaagtgttgtgTTATCTGAACGCAGTGGTCTCACATCAGGGCTCGTCAGGAGCGCGACACCCACCCAGTTCATCGCTGATGACGTAAGGCACGATGGCGTCCGGCCACAGGGTCTCCACGGCGttcctgtcctcctgtcagTTTAGACATCCACATAATTTCACCATAAAGCTACATAGAAAAACTGGAAATCTCAAAATCATCCTCAGTCCTGCCGTTATTCCAGCACTGCATGTCTTTCAGCGCCAACATTAAGAAGAGCTTAGAGCCAAAATCCAGCTTTTAAATCAAACTGTTTAtatgaaaagcaaaatgttccatttggagcattttttttatcttaatgtTGACGCTTTCCTAAATCTTTCCAGGTGAAACTGAAGCTCTTCCTGCAGCCATTAGAAAACAAAAAGTCTCACCGGCATCAGCATGTCTCCCTCTTGGACGGCCATGTTCTCTCGAAGCTCTGTGAGGTCAAAGGGCAGAATGAGAGCTCGAGCAGTCGCTGTGCGTCAGTCAGTTTGGTGGATTTCACATGCAAACGTACTCAAAGTTTACCTTCTAAGGTTTCTGCGCTGGCCAGCTGCGGTGGTTCGAGCACTGAAGCAGCCGGACCTGCAGAAATCTGAGTCATCACTTTGttttaaacacagaaagagatTCAAAACCAGAGAGCACCAACCGGGTCCAGGACTGGTCGCATTGTGGGTGTCATTTAAGGGGACGCCGCcgactgaaagagagaaatccagagaaaatgagtgacagTCATTTATAATTGTACATTCAGTTAAATGTGAGCTAATCTCCTCTGTGACTGAACACAGCAAACCCAGCAGTGACAGTAACACCAACCTGAGGCCTGACCGGGGGCCTCCTGCGTCTTATTTATGGGGACGCCACTGACTGCGTGAACAGAAAGCAGATCGTCACCATCATTTCTCAGGACATCAGTGGTTTGAAAGCTTCAGTCTGTACCTGTCAGCACGCAGACGGAGACCAGGAGCCACATCGTGCAACACAaagtgaagagaagaagaaccagaagctgctgctgctctctgatctgAGCCTCCACAGATCTCAGCAGGTGGCATCACTTCACTCTGATTATGACCCTCAGCCTCAGTCTGGGCTGTAGAGGGCGCTAGTTGAGGTAGTTCCAGAGCAGAAGTGTCCATCGGGAGCTGGTCAGGTGCTGGTCGCTGGTTCTGAGTTCAGATGGAGAAGAAATCAAAACCCAAcactgctgaatgaatgaatgaatgaatgagccgTTTTCTTTTCTGTTAGTGATGAATgaagggtttttgtttttttgttttttaacctctAGATGGCGCAATATGACACCTGAACGAACCTCAAGTAAAAATTGGTCACTTTTACCCTGAGCTGTGACTTTCAGGGACAGGCTGAGGACTGACTGAGGACAAACTACTAATTAACTGATAATATTAGATATTATTAATGGTCTGAAGGGGTTGGGAGCCAGGATTGAAACAGGATTAGTCTGTAAGATAAAACCCTGGAATAAAAGTATGCGCTGATATATGTGAAAGGGAAAGCTGCGTTCAGGCACCGTACAACATAAGGGTGATATGTAAATAGAAATTTTAGGTGCTATTCATTCAGCTGGTAAGAACCTGTTCTGttcctgtcatcagtaatgCTGCATTCCAGTCAAATAATAATAGTTGACATATAGAAAATGTACATCTAATCTCTTGGGTGGTGTGCTGATTGTTTTTCGTGCTCTGTGTAATGTGTCTCTATGATGGAGTCACGAGAGTAGAGTAgtaaaatatcagaaacacGTAgtacaaagagaaagaaagaaaataccaCACTGAATTGTACATCATAATCACTTAAAGGGCTAAATGGCTGCATGTATATAGAATgtatctgcacacacacgcgcgcggaCACTTCGATACTGGATGACATAATCACCTGTTTTCCCACAGACGCTGAACGCAGCATCAGTCAACATCAGGAGAGTCATGTGATGGCCTGTCATGTGACGCAGTCACTTCCTACTGATTTGGTCCGGAGCGGACAGACTCTGCTGTATCATGTCGTCTTAGCCAGGCTCTACAGACCGTCTCCTCCACACTAAACATGTCGTTTCAGTACAAATCTGAGCGTTTCCCGCCTCTGAAGCTGCTTCTCTGGCTCGTGGCGTGTCTGGGATGTCTGTCGGTCCGGTCCGGAGCGGTGGAGGACGACAGCCTGTGGTACCAGGACCTCTGCAGGtaacaaacacacctccagctgAAACACACCGCAGCtacaaacagaataaataacCTCACAGATTTCAGcgtttcatcatttcatgtgcCGAGATGACGAAGCTAAAATGAATTCAGAAACATGTCGTGTGATGATTTATTAGCTTCTTCCCTGACGTGCTCACCCGGTAACGTTATCACTCGACCCTCGACATCATGAGGTCTCCTGTTAAATTTAGCTCATAAACAATCAGCACGTCGGCTCTTTGTCCCAGTTTCATTTTCAACTTTTAGATTTGATTTGCTCACTAACGGAGCGGCTCTCGGCGCTGTAAGCTAGCCAACGTGTCGGTGAAATAGTTTGAAAACGTGCCGCCTGCTAAGTTTTAACCAGCTAGCTAACTTAGCGATGAATGAAATAAGCTCTGAAACTCCCCGGAATGATCTCGAAACTGAGGAATTAACGGTTAATTTCGTTCCTGTCAGGCTGAAGTGTAGGCTggctaacagctaacgttaCACCTGAGCTGTGATGTCCTCAGCTAGCTAACGCTAAATGTTAGCAACGTTAAAAGACTCGACGGCGCCGCAGT
This window encodes:
- the LOC139348158 gene encoding hatching enzyme 1.2-like, with the translated sequence MWLLVSVCVLTVSGVPINKTQEAPGQASVGGVPLNDTHNATSPGPGPAASVLEPPQLASAETLEELRENMAVQEGDMLMPEDRNAVETLWPDAIVPYVISDELAYQEANILTAFRMISDFTCIRFHQHTTEFNYLMFVKGDGCASFVGCQGGAQKVYYSPSCSVGNLCHEIIHALGLHHEHTRKDRDQYITVQWQSIMPGRENNFKMKRGNTLMLPYDLNSIMHYGPYFFSQDGSPTVLSKQGGVQMGQRTHLSELDIQKLNALYHCGNGLHTPESNTPKAAAESAPEAELTQSSNTKTHFFFQMSGWETADSLVNLRRL